The DNA window CAGGGTCTGCAGGATAGTGTGACAGACGGACGGCGTTCATATTCATAGACTTGATAAGCTTCACATCTTCCAGATTCATCTGTCGGCTGAGAGTACGGCCGCTTTCAGGACGGAAGCTGTGACGGTTGACACCACGGATGTTGATTTTCTTACCGTTGATATAAAGACCGTCGCTTTCACGGACCTCGATTGTACGGAAGCCGAATTTCTTGTTTTCCTTGTGCAATACTTTGCCTGAAGCGTCGGCAAGTGTAAATTCAGCCTTATAAAGTTCAGGGGTTTCCGCGCTCCAAGTCTTGGGGGTATCGACCTTTACCTCAACCTGAGTGTCGCCCGCACCGGGACGCAGCGCTGTCACCGACTCTCCTACCTTCTTTCCATTTCTATCGGTAATGACAGTTGTTATTTTTCCACCCTCGACAGGCATGCTCAAAGTGCAGTCAGCCGTAAATTTTCCATCGGCCTTAGCGTCAATGGCTATATGCTTGAGATTGAGAGCCGGACGCGCCTGCATGAAAACAGGACGCCAGATTCCACCGAAATTCCAGTAGTCGGCACGACGTTCGGCAAGATTGACACCAGCATTCTCGCTCTCTTTTTCGACCGTCACCTCAATGCGGTTTTTCTTCTTCGGGCCGAAGAACACACGGTCGCTCACGTCATAGATGAAACGATAGAAACCGCCTTGATGCTTCGAGCCGGCCTTACGTCCGTTGATAAGCACATAGGTGTCGGTCATTGCCGCTTCAAACACGAGTTCAATCTGCTTGCCGCGCCACGACTCCGGAAGTTCGAATTCATATTTATAAATACCTTTTTCGTCGGCAACCCCTTCGGGGAAAGCTTTGCCGTAAAATTTCATTCCATACTGATATGTGCCGAATCCCTGCAATTCCCAGCACGACGGCACTCCGATTTTAGACCATTTGCCTGAATTGTTACCGTCGGTACACATGAAGTCCCATTCGACCATATCGTCTGCACCAGTTCCTGAAAGGTACTGACGCTCGGTGTTGACAGACTGTCCCATCAGCGTCATACCTGCAAACAATGAGCAGATAGTTACTACAGATTTTTTCATTGTATCGTTAGATTTATTTTCATTAGACTGTGTTTCGGATTGTATATTATGTCAATTCAACGGAGTAAAACGTACTTTCAGTGTATGTGCTCCATGAGGAATGGCATATTTCTTCAACACACCCGGGCCGCAACTGCTGTTGCCAAGCCCCATCACGGCTGCATCAAGATTTAGATAGGTTTTACCGCTATTTGTCAAATCGCAATCGTGAGAAACCGCATAGATGTCACTGACAGAGTAAGGAAGTGCCGATGCTGAAATTGTCGAACCTATGGAATTGACCCTAAGACCTCGTCCGGCCTTGTCGGTTATCGAAATTTCAGCTACCGATTCCAGATTTCCTGAATCCTGCGGACGCGGATAGTGGACATATTGGTCGCCGACCTTACCCTTCCATCTGCCTATCGAAGAGGCTTCAAGACGGTCGGGATAATTTTCTGTCGGGCCATAGCCATACCATTCGACATTATCGAATGTCTTATCGGCAACAAACACACTTCCAAGACGAGGAAGTTCCGGCAGATTCCCTTCCGGCGTATATGTCTGGGCGAGATCTATTGTCCCGTCAGGATATACCGTATAGTCGCTCTTGACATCTATCGAACCATCGGCGTAAGAGTATTTCTGAGTTGAAGTAACGATTACTGTTCCATTCGCCTCACGACTGTCAAAAGACACACATTTCACGCTCGGTGAATCAATCTTGTTCTTTGTCCAGTCCTTTGCCAGCCAATTGCCGAAACTCTTGTCGTTGTCGGTCGGGGCACGGAAGGCTTGGAAATAGGAATCTTCAATTATTTTCTTACCATTATACGTGAGAGCCACGAGATTTCCTGAGCTGCGGTCCCATTCAGCCGAGAATTTTTTGCCTGCGACTTCGAACATTCCTGCGGACTCGGTTACGTCAAGACCCTTTCCTGATTTCGGTTGAACATTGCCGCTTCCAAGGAGATTTTCATGAAGCGCAAGCTGACGGCTGACAATTTCATGGCCGGCAGAAGCCCAGTCTGTGTCATGACGAAGTGTGACACAGACATTGAGACGCAAATCGGCATTGTCGGCCACTTTAAGTTTTTTCAGATTGACTGTCACATCACCGCTCTTGCCCGGTGCGAGCGAGGGAAGAGTGAGAGCCATTGGTTTACCGGCCACCCCGTCGACAACAGGTGTCCACGTGCATTCATAGCCCGAAAGGTCGACATGGTGGTTGCGGTTTATGAATTCAATTACAGCATCGCCTGTTGCAGCGTCGTATGATTTGAGTCTGACAGCAACGGGGCTGTAGACTGTCTTGACCTCATAATATTTCGGATTGAGCGAACGGTCGGCAAACACCACACCGTTCATGCAGAAAGCTTTCAGATTTGGCTTGTCGCCGAAATCACCGCCGTATGACATTTCTGTCTTCCCGTCAGGACGGACACGGCTGATTCCTTGGTTAACCCAATCCCAGATGAATCCACCGGCCATACGCGGATTACTGTAGATTTCATCCCAATATTCTCCGAAATTGCCCATAGCATTACCCATAGCATGAGCATATTCGCTCGTAAGCACAGGACGATTGTCGTTTGTGCGCTGCGCGATTGACAGCAGACGTTCCCATCGTGCATTTTCGGCTCGCTCTTTATCGTCGCCCTCTTTTATACCGGGGTTGAGATACTCATCCATCACGCGCGGATAAAATCGGCTGATAATATCGACTGTGGCAGGATCTGGATTTCCATCTACACCCTGAGCGCCCTCGTAGTGAACCGGACGTGTGGGATCAAAATCATGAAGCCACGCCGAGATAGCAGCGAAATTAGGCCCGTAACCGCTTTCGTTGCCCATGCTCCAGAACACGACTGAAGGATGGTTCTTGTCGCGCTCGGCCATTCTTACAGCCCTGTCAAGGAAAGCCGCATGCCAGTCGGGAGTGCTGGCGAGAGTCCCTCGCAATCCGTGTTCTTCTATGTCGGCCTCATCCATGACGTAGAGTCCGAGCGAGTCGCAAAGTTCATACCATCGTGGAGTATTCGGATAGTGGCTCGTACGCACGGCATTCACATTGGCCTGCTTCATGAGCTTGATATCCTTTATCATAAGTTCGTCGGTCATAACGCGGGCGGTCTTCGGATCGTGCTCGTGGCGGTTCACACCACGGAAACGAATCGGCCTACCGTTGACCAGCACTTGCCCGTCCTTGACCTCAACGCTCCGGAAGCCGACCTTGCAGTCAGCACGCTCAATGACCTTCCCGTCAGCGTCGCATAATTCGAGTTCGAGATTATAAAGCACCGGGGTTTCAGCAGTCCAGAGATTCGGAAGACGTACAAGACTTGAGATTCGTCCCATCTTGCGCGGGCCGCGTTGCGGATACCATTCGTTCATCACCGAAGCCTTGTGGTCAAGGTCAAGGATTTCATTGATGACAACTGTAGTGTCGACAACCGGGGCAAGATTCTTTTGACCGAGCTTTACATGAAGCTTATAGTCAGTCCCGCGCTCACCGTCGTAGACCGAAAATTGCGGGTCGAGCTGAAAGACAAAGTTACGGTAATGCTCGTCGGGAAGTGTGCGCACTGCAAAATCCCGCAATCTTACATCGGGTGTATGGAAAAGCGTCACATCGCGATGTATTCCGGCAAAACGCCAGAAATCCTGATCTTCGAGATATGAACCGTCACTATACTTATAGACTTCGACTGCGATTTCGTTATTTCCGGCATGAAGATAGGGAGTCACATTGAATTCCGACGGTTCCATGCTTCCCTGCGAATAACCGACGCGCTTACCGTTGATCCAAACATAGAACGCGCTCATCGCGCCGTCGAAGCGCAGGAACGTCTGCCCGTCTTTCAGCCATGTTGCCGGAACTTCAAACGTGCGGCGGTATTGACCTGTAGGATTGCGTTCGACATATGCCGTATAGTTCTCCTTAGGAGTGTCCGTCACGAAAGGAGGATTGATTTTGAACGTATATCCGGCGGAGGCATATATAGGCGTACCATAACCGTTGACCTCCCAGACGGCGGGGACAGCAAGCTGCTTCCACGACGAGTCGTCGAAGCCGGTCTTTTCAAAACCGTCTACCCTGCCCTCAGGCGTAGGCGACCAATGGAAACGCCATTCGCCATTAAGCGTCATGGCTCTGTCTCCCTTGGTGTCGCCGTAGGGAATGAACGCCGCACGGGCAGGTTCGCGGTTGATCTGCAATATGTGGTGGTTCTCCCAGTCATGAGCCGGACGGGTGTCGGCCATTGCTGTGGCCGATGCCATCAGAAGGAGAGCGCCTGTCAGTTTTATCTGCATTCTTTTTTGTCTTACTGTATTTCCAATGAATCGAAAGCCACTCCGCTGAGATTAGGGGCGGAAACTATCACTTTATATGTTCCGGCATTGATATATCCGCCGGTAGTGGTGCTCAGCATACGCCATTTTTCCGGTGTATCGGGAAGATTTATGGTGTCATCCTTCAGCACAGCACCGTTGGGAGCAATAAGCTTGAGGTTGACGGCCACAGGCTGCTTGTTGGTGTTCATGAACTTGAATCGAAGCGCATAGACCTGCGCGAGACCTGTCGAGATAGTCCATTCAATGCTGCCTTTGCCCGAGAAGAACACACCGTTCTGCTTCTTAAATTCCTTGACCTGATATTTGCCTTCACACTTTGCATCCTCGGCCTCGTATGTCACAGCAGCACGGGCATTTTCATCTTTTGGAAGCATCTCGGCCGGCATTTTCTCAATCACATCCTTGTCGGCAGCCTTCCAGCTCCAGTCTGAAGCCTGAAGAGTGACCGGGACGTTGACTGTCTGGTCAAGCGTCGCAACTGCAATAGCCGACAAGACAGCCTGACCTGCCTTGACCTCCGGGAAATCGATTGTCAGTTTTCCGCCTTTCACATTGCAGTCAACCACCTTTTTCAGCAGCCTGTCATGACCGGCCTCGGCCCAGATGTCGAGATCGTCAATCACGGTTGAGTCATTGACAGCAACGTCGAAGATACGGAGGCCCTCGCAGTCAGTGCCTTCTCCACCGCCTGTCCCGTGCCAAGGTTCGATGAAATAGAGTTCCACTCGATAGTGGCCGTCAGGCAACGGCAGTTTGTACGATAGTTTGTGGCGGCCGAAACGGAAGCTTTGCAAAAGCTCCCAGTCGTTTGTTCCGGCAATGTGGTCGTAGGTGACACGCTGGCTTGCAAGATAGGGAGACAAGCCCTTGAAATCCTGCGCCCACGAACGTGAATAAGTCGTATCGTCGGCAAGCCAGTTCTGACCGAATTCGTCAGTATACCCGTCTCCGCCGCAGTTGATGCGATATACATAATTATATCCTTCCGCACCTTTCAATGCTGTCGAACCGGGCGAACGGAGCGACGCGAAACCGGGAGCGACCTCAAGATTATCAAGTACAATCACATCCTCAGCCACTTTTTCACCATTGTGATAACCTACTGCGCGGAGCACGTTGCAACGCACATCTACATTTTCCCAACGGTGATGAGTGCCGATGCCACCCTTTGAGCGAGCCCCGAGATAATTAGCGTCGAGCGCATCGTTATACAACAGGACTGAATCACAGTTGCTGTAGACATCGATAGTCGCCTTGCGGGGCGATTTGAAACGGTCGGGCCAAGTATGTGACGCAATGTAGACAAACGGATCAGTCGCCGCATCCACATAGTTTGCCTTATACATATAATATACGTCGGACGGTTCTTCCCACGGGCTGACGAGTCCCTTGTAGTTAAACGGACCAACCTTGTCAATCTTCCTGTATGCTTCGTCCGGCTGACGGCGACCGGGATTGTCATGACTGCTGAAAATCCACTGATAGTGACCGCTGACACTGTCGCGCGCCTGTTCGGCCAGACGGATTTTAGTCTCCATAAGCTGTGTCATACGCTCCTCGCTCCACGGACCGTTAGGCTCAAACGCACCCGGTTCGGTGTGGAAGCCAAGAGTACGCCATGCACCATACTCGCCATTGAGAAGCTGGTTCGGACGCGCAAGTTCCTCGTTATACTTGAAGACATCGCCGCCATACGTACCGCTCCAATTCTGAATCACATTCCAGTCCGTACCCTCACCGCCGTTGCAGGTGGTAATCACACGCATGTCGCGTGCCATCGGATCCATTTCGCGTATAATGTCGGCACACTCCTGTGCGAAATCGCGCGGAAGAGTGCTTTCATTCTGCAGCCCCCACATCACTACCGAAGGTGAGTTTCTGCGTTCCTTGACCCATTGGCGAAGCAACTTTTTGAAATTCTCACGGAATTCCGGGGTGTCATACCATATATGTGCTGAGAACTGAGGCCAGAAGAGTATGCCTTCCTTGTCCCAATACTCCTGATAGCGAAGATTGTGAGGCTGATGTGCATCGCGCACAGAGTTGAAGCCGGCATTCTTGATCTGCTTGACACGCGCCTCAATCTGTTCGTCGGAGAAGGCATGCGAAGCGCCAAACTGGTGCTCATATTCACAGACTCCGTTGATAAATACAGGCTTGCCGTTGATAAAGAAGCGCCCGTCGCCGTCATTTCGCTTGACAGGCCACGAGAAACTGAGGATACCGTAGGGAGTGGTCACCTCTTCGGTTGTCTTGCCGTTGCGCTTGACCATTGTGGCGAGTTTATAGAGATACGGGCTGTCGGGACTCCAAAGACTCGGATTCTCAATGGCTGAAGCCTGTTTCACGACTTTGCTTTCACCCGGGGCAAGTGTCATTTTGTCGGTAAGACGGAATATCTGACGGCCATCAGCATTGCTGAATTTGCTTATGAAATCAAATTCGGCCGACTTCGAGCCATAGTTTTTCAATTCGGTCTCGATAAACACCGAGTCACACGCGGCATTGTTCCAGATGTGGACACCGAAAGGTTCGACACGCACTTCGTCGGTAATCTCAACCTCTACGGGTCGGAAAATGCCGAGAGGCTGCGAGCCCTCGCTGAAACCCCACTCAGACGAGCAACCGCCACATACCCAAGGCATGTCGGCAATCATCTCGGGATGCTCCGCTATGACTTCGAGTGTGTTCTTGCCGTCAAAATTCAGATAGTCGGTCACATCAAACGTAAGCGATGTGCGTCCCGAAGGATGGCGGCCGAAATCATGACCGTTGAGTTTTATACCGGCATAAGTCCCCACTCCCTCAAAGTTGATGAAGTAGCGCTTGCCGTCGACACGCCCGGCCATGTCGAACACCTTGACATAACCTGCATTGCCGTGGAGATTGCCGTGGGTCAGCTGGCGATAGCCATAGTAATCATCCCAGTTGTGGGGCACATCGACTGTCTTTGCAGAATCCTTGTCATCGTTGAGCCATGTTGTCCAGCCCTTGTTGAGACTGATGTGACCGCGACGGCCGGTGGCCGGACGTTCGGGGAAACGGACTGCCGAGCGACCCATCGGTTTGCTTGTAGCCACTGCGATGCCACGCTGATCCGCATTGTTGACAGCACAATAGAAATGATACACCACTCCGTCATGCTTCACAAGGTAGCTCTTGTGGGCAAACAGTTCGTCGAACTGCTTGGTCGGATAAATCAGATCATCCCCTTCCCAGTCATCCCATGTAACAAGATCATAGCTGCATGCGAAAGTATTGAAAGCCTTATAGGGACGCGACGGGTTGAAAGCGGAGAAATAGAACATCACATAGACGTCGCCCATCTTGACAATCTGTGCGTCGCCTGTGATTGTGCCTTGCGCCTCGTGTGTGAACACAGGATTCCCGGCATAACGACGCCATTTTGTCATGTTGTCAGACAAAGCTATTCCGATACGCTCACCCTTCATGCCGGTTTCGGGATTGACACCTCCGGCATTGTAATACATGATGAAACGCGAACCGAGTGTCTTGTGCGGATCTTCATAGACCGTGCTTTTATATTCAGTAAGAGCTTCCCACCACTGCACGTCCTTATCGTTTATCGATAGAATCGGACGGTCGAGCGTATTCCATTCATGAGCAGTGGCCGGACTTCCCTTGGTCCATGCCAGACCTACAGCAAGCGGAGCATTGACGGCTTCATAGCCCGTCCCCTCGCCTCCGATGTAGGTCATCCAGCATTTTCCTTTGTAACGGTTGATATTGTAGCTGCCACCCCACTCCATGTCTATCAGACCGGGGAAGCCACCACGCTGATTGCGGTCCCAGCCTGTGTCTGAATAGGCCAGAATGCGTCCGAGTGTCTTCCATTCGAGCAAATTATCGCTCTCGGCAATCCATGTTTCATATCCACGACCGTCCTGTCCGCTACGTCCGTTGTAAACAACATACGTCATGTACCACTTCTCTCCTTCGCGGAACACTGTCGGACAGTCGATTTTATGATTATTGTCGGTCGGAGCTACGACAAGTCCGTACTTATATGGAGTGCGTGCCTCGCGATACACGTCGGCCATACGCTCCTGACTGACATGGCGCTGAGCGCTTATGCCCGACCAGCAAGCGATGGCTGCGGTGATTATTAAAAACAGTCGTTTCATGTATGGGGATTGAGTTTCAATTATCCGTATTATTAATGTTAATAGAACAGCCAGTCCATAGCCTCGTCAGCGCCTGCGAGAGCGACATTTCTCGGACTGATTTTGTCGGATGTCATACCGAGAACAAGCGCATAGCCCTTCGGAAGATTCAGCGAATGGCTGCCGGCCTCGAAATTATAGGCATGCACATTGGCCAAAGGCATCTTGTCGAGATGGATGGCATTGGTAAGCACAGGTTCTGCCTGACCATATTCGTTTGCAGTTGCGTCGGTTTCAAGTTTTGGAGCCTTGGCATACTTTTTCTGGTCATCCTTGAAATATGCAACGAGAAGTTTCACCGGCTCTGCACACTCGAAATCAATAGTAGTTCCTTCCTTGCGCTGCACGTCTCCGTTGACGGTGAAGGCTGTCAGACCCTTTAGCTCAGGAGCAAGCCCGACAATCTTTGCTTCAGGCATGTTTGCGAGCAGCACCGCACCTTCATCGAGGCGTGTGCGGTTCCACTGACCCTTAAACTTGACAGCAGCATTATTCAGTGATTTTATGGCAACATCTTCTGTTGAAATCTTGCCGGCGGCCTTGTCTTTAAGCATGGCTATGTTATTCTTGAAATTCTCAAGCTCAGCCTGATAGTGGACAAGCAGCTCGCCCCAAGTCTTGTTCTTTCCATCGTCTCCGGCAATAGGAATACGGCGCATGGTCGTCTGCATACTGTTGGCATACAGATAAGTTCCTTCTGTCAGACCTACCAGTTTTTTGTAGTGTTCGAGACTTTCCTCAAGCAGAGGCACAGCCTCATCAAGATACTTCAAATCCTTTGTCCACTGATAGTTCAGAACCTGCTGCGCAGCCTTTACCTTACGGTCAAAGAAGTATGCGAAGGTGCGGTAGCAGTTCATATCGTTGACAAGACGCTCGAATTCGGCGCTGTTCGACTTGACCTTGCCCACTGTTTCGATGGCAGCGACAGCCTTGTCGCCATGTTCGACACATTCCGCAGTGATGTCAAGAGGAAGTTCACCGACATGAGCCTCACCCTTGTGCTCACGCTCTACAAATTCAATCAGTTTCTCGCCTTCCGGTCCACAGCTTTCATAGAAACCGGGATAGATGGTGTATTTGTAAGGATTGACAAGCTGGCTCATAAACATTCCGAGCAGAAGTGTCTGGCGGTTACCCTCCGTGATGCCGAAACGGCGAAGCAGTTTTGGTGCGATTTCACCCGACTCCTCGAATGCAGTGCGGATTGCCCCGCCCTTGTCGTCACTGAGACCGTAAGTGCGGGCAAAACGGTGATTCCAATACTTGATTTCATCTTCACGGTCACGACGGCAGTTCCAAGCATAGCGTCCCCAGCCTTCATACCACGTACTGTCGCGCACGAGCTGAAGCTGACGCTCGCCTCCTGCTATGCTGTCGGCCGAATAAGGCCAGTCCCAGTAAGATGCCTGAGGATAGAGATGGAGTGCGTTCGCTCCATGTACATCGTGCATGGCAGTCACGGCTTTCTGAGTGAAATCGGGCGAACTCCAGCGCCACGGTTCAAGATTGGCAAGAATATGGACATTGCTGATATGCACACTTCCGAGTGAGCTAAGGCCGCGATGGATTTCTGTCCACGGTCCGCGAGGCTCGTATGTGGTGAGCGACTCTCCGTTATACTTGTGCATGGTGTAGAGATTCTTATAGAGCGGAAGCGCAGCATCCATAACGGCCTTGCAGTCTGTGTCGTGGGCACGGAGAAGTACCGGCGGCTCGTCATCACGGCCGAGTTTGGCAAGACCGTCCTTGACTCCGGGAATAATAGTCTTTGTAAACCATTCAACATCATCCTCGTAGGTATCCATAGCCTCGCCAAGACACACGAGCAGACCGACATTGGGATATTTTTCAATAAAAGCGGCCACGCTCTTGCGCGTATAGTCGCTCACGAGAGGAGTGATGGGACGGTTGCGGTCCTGAGTCTTCATGCCGTAGTGTTCGGCGAAAGGCTTTGAAAGCAAAATGTTGTAGAACATCTGAATCACGAATATACCGCGCTTGTCGGCTTCAGCTGTCAGAAATGAGAACATCTCTTCATTTTTCTTAAACGTCTCGTCATCGACCTCTACAGCAAACGGATAGTCCTCAAGCTTTACAAGAGAGGCAAACGGGTGACCGTTCCATAGATATAGTGAGTTCATGCGGTTGGCCACCAGCATGTCAAGATACTTTACCCACAGCTCCTTGTCATAGAACCACGGAAAATTCTCCGGAGTATAGGGATATTCGTAGACACTGCGCCCGGGAAGCAGGTAAGGTTTCTGCACACCGACACAAGCACCGCGAAGCACCATTTCGGGGGCATCCGTGAATTCAGCAGGCAGATTGTCAAGATTGCCGTCCATTTCCAGACGGTCGGCGAGTTCACGGCAACCGTAGATCACGCCTGACCCGTCATTTCCCTTGACATCAATAATATTGTCTGCCGAGCTGATTGTGAATCCCTCTTTCGGTCCTACACTGTCAGTAGCCTCCGACAGACGGATTATTTTGTCACCTTCAGCCGCTTCACTGACATCAATGACACGGTAGCCCTTGCCTTCAAGCACTCCTGTCAGATGTTCGGCAGCAAACTTAACACGGTTTGAGGCATCATCGGGATATTGCAGGGCTATATTTTCGCGACCGGCGCAACTCCAGACCATAGTGGCTACCAATGCCACAAATACATGTCTCAGCAATCTCTTCATCCTATTTCCTTATATTTAATTGTGATTTCCTTATCTGTATCTATATAGAGACGATAGCTTTTATCGCCCGTCTTCTCGACTGTGCCGTAATCAGACTTAGGCTGCGATTTCGACTTGATGTTGATATATCCCTTCCCTTCGGTAGCCTTCACCTTGATTTCCTTGTCGTTGACATAGAGAGTGATTTCTCCGTTAGGAGTCGGAACTGTACCCTCCATCCATTTCAGTCCGCCAAGATCCGGTGTGATTGAAAATTCCTTGTAGCCGGGTTCGAGCGGCTTGACACCGAGATAGTATTTGCCTATGAGATAAATCGGACTTGCACCCCATGCGTGACAGAGGCTCTTGCCGAACGGACGTCCGTACATGGCAAGATGCTGTGTTCCCGAATCAGATGGATTATATTTTTCCCAGAAAGAAGTCGCACCCTCGCGGAGCATTCCTCCCCAATAATCCTTCATTTCCTTGAGCACCTGTTTCTGAAGTCCTTGGTCACAGAGCGATTCAAGTTCATAGAAACGCATATAAGGAGTGGTGATTGCCGGAACTTCAGGATTGAGCATCACGTTTTCCATCACCGATTTTGTAGTCGGCTCGTTAAAGTAGCCGTAGTTTATGGCAAACATGTTGGCGAATTTATTGACCTGTTCGCTCTTCTTACCATTCTCGACATTATGGACAAGTGCCTGACGCTCCTCATCCCAGAATGTCGGGAGAAGTTTGTCACGTAGCTCCTTTGCAAGACGGCCATATTTCACTGCATCAGCCGAGTCACCGACAATATCCGCACAGAGTTTCATCGTTTCAAGGCTCTTACAGAACAACACCTGCTCGAATGAAAGTGCGCCCTGTTTGCTCATAGGAAAATCAGCCCAATCGACAAATACCCAGTCGCCAGTCATGCCCTCAAGCATTCCGTCCTTGTTGGTACGGCCGAGAACATAATCCATGAGACTCTGCATCTTGGGATAGATTTCCTTGACAAACTCCTTGTCACCGGTATAGAGATAGTAGTCATAGATACCGTTGAACCAATAGAGCGTATAGTCCATGATGGTGTTGATGTGAGCGGTAACTGGGTCTTTTCCACGCAGCAGACGGGTCGTGCGCTTCACCGTAGGGCTGTCGAAGAAGAGATAGTAGTTCATGAGGTAACTCTGAACCGCATCACCGCTCCATACCCAACGGTCGCGCTTGATACCGTCGATAAAAAACTCACGTGTAGTCAGGTGCATAGTATAGGCACCGACATCCCAGATTTTATTCAGTTCGGGATCGCTGCATTTGAACTTGCCGCGATATTCCACAGGCGCATACTCATAAAGCATAGCCGCATCTCCAAAGTTCACTCCGGCTTCAGGAGCTACATAGACATAGCGGAACGCCTTGGTGTTGTCAAGCGTGTAGTCGCCCTCGTTCTTACGGACAGCGTTAGTTGCAAGGTCTGTGACCTTATCGCCGTCAAACAAGATTTTGTCAAGCGTTTCGCAATGTTCGAG is part of the Duncaniella dubosii genome and encodes:
- a CDS encoding alpha-L-rhamnosidase-related protein — its product is MKKRVSTLLAAAAFGLAASAQTWIWYPGDYEIWLGNRMNNNRTERGAFFPPFWKTDSHFVTVEFSKDLDLSEAEEIVIKAEGKYNVKLDGKLQFGQPSTFLIPAGKHKLNIKVWNQSTPPAIYVKGKTVNSDPTWKVTNEDKEWIDESGKASDTSATVYALAGYWDFDDMNNPPSAYSLNLEPKNYVAVEQKTADGGRLYDFGKETFGRIVLKQPVGDGVVNIYYGESPEEALDLEHCETLDKILFDGDKVTDLATNAVRKNEGDYTLDNTKAFRYVYVAPEAGVNFGDAAMLYEYAPVEYRGKFKCSDPELNKIWDVGAYTMHLTTREFFIDGIKRDRWVWSGDAVQSYLMNYYLFFDSPTVKRTTRLLRGKDPVTAHINTIMDYTLYWFNGIYDYYLYTGDKEFVKEIYPKMQSLMDYVLGRTNKDGMLEGMTGDWVFVDWADFPMSKQGALSFEQVLFCKSLETMKLCADIVGDSADAVKYGRLAKELRDKLLPTFWDEERQALVHNVENGKKSEQVNKFANMFAINYGYFNEPTTKSVMENVMLNPEVPAITTPYMRFYELESLCDQGLQKQVLKEMKDYWGGMLREGATSFWEKYNPSDSGTQHLAMYGRPFGKSLCHAWGASPIYLIGKYYLGVKPLEPGYKEFSITPDLGGLKWMEGTVPTPNGEITLYVNDKEIKVKATEGKGYINIKSKSQPKSDYGTVEKTGDKSYRLYIDTDKEITIKYKEIG
- a CDS encoding alpha-d-galacturonidase, which gives rise to MKRLLRHVFVALVATMVWSCAGRENIALQYPDDASNRVKFAAEHLTGVLEGKGYRVIDVSEAAEGDKIIRLSEATDSVGPKEGFTISSADNIIDVKGNDGSGVIYGCRELADRLEMDGNLDNLPAEFTDAPEMVLRGACVGVQKPYLLPGRSVYEYPYTPENFPWFYDKELWVKYLDMLVANRMNSLYLWNGHPFASLVKLEDYPFAVEVDDETFKKNEEMFSFLTAEADKRGIFVIQMFYNILLSKPFAEHYGMKTQDRNRPITPLVSDYTRKSVAAFIEKYPNVGLLVCLGEAMDTYEDDVEWFTKTIIPGVKDGLAKLGRDDEPPVLLRAHDTDCKAVMDAALPLYKNLYTMHKYNGESLTTYEPRGPWTEIHRGLSSLGSVHISNVHILANLEPWRWSSPDFTQKAVTAMHDVHGANALHLYPQASYWDWPYSADSIAGGERQLQLVRDSTWYEGWGRYAWNCRRDREDEIKYWNHRFARTYGLSDDKGGAIRTAFEESGEIAPKLLRRFGITEGNRQTLLLGMFMSQLVNPYKYTIYPGFYESCGPEGEKLIEFVEREHKGEAHVGELPLDITAECVEHGDKAVAAIETVGKVKSNSAEFERLVNDMNCYRTFAYFFDRKVKAAQQVLNYQWTKDLKYLDEAVPLLEESLEHYKKLVGLTEGTYLYANSMQTTMRRIPIAGDDGKNKTWGELLVHYQAELENFKNNIAMLKDKAAGKISTEDVAIKSLNNAAVKFKGQWNRTRLDEGAVLLANMPEAKIVGLAPELKGLTAFTVNGDVQRKEGTTIDFECAEPVKLLVAYFKDDQKKYAKAPKLETDATANEYGQAEPVLTNAIHLDKMPLANVHAYNFEAGSHSLNLPKGYALVLGMTSDKISPRNVALAGADEAMDWLFY